GGTGAACGCTAAACCGATTGCCGTTTCCAATCCGACAATACCGAACGGCGCGTATAAGAACTCAACTTGTTTTTCATCGTACGAGTGCGGTGCGTGGTCGGTGGCAATCACGTCAATCGTTCCGTCGCGTAATCCTTCTTTCATCGCTTCAACATCATCACGGGTGCGGAGCGGCGGATTCATCTTTGTGTTTGTATCGAACGAACGAACTGCTTCATCCGTGAGAGTGAAATGATGCGGCGTTACCTCACACGTTACAGGCAATCCTTTTGCTTTTGCCGAGCGAACCAATTCAACCGCACCCGCGGTGCTGACATGCGCGACATGGTATCGCGCCTGAACATATTCAACTAATGTTATATCTCGTGCAACCATGATATCTTCCGCAATTGAAGGAATCGGAGCCATGCCGAGTGAGGTGGAGATAAATCCTTCATTCATCACGCCTCCTTTTGTCAGCGATGATTCTTCTGCATGTTGGATGATGCACATATCGAGCATCGAAGCATACTCAAGCGCACGGCGCATATTTTCAGAATCACTGACAGGCGCGCCGTCATCAGAAAACGCAACCGCGCCAGCTTCTGCAAGTTCGAGCATCGGCGCAAGTTCTTTTCCTTCACGCGCTTTTGTTACCGCGCCAATTGGAAACACATCAACCAAACCACTGTTGACCTGTTTTGCTTTCGTTCTGATATCTCGAACAACTGAGGCGTTATCAATTGCCGGGTTTGTGTTCGGCATACAACAGACAGCAGTGAATCCGCCATGCGCCGCCGAAAGCGTTCCCGTTTCAATCGTCTCTTTGTGTTCAAATCCCGGCTCACGAAGATGGACGTGCATATCAATAAATCCGGGAGCGATAATCATCCCATTCAAATCGTGAACCTGCACATCCTTTCCCGCCGCAATGTTCGGTTTCATTTTTTCGATGATGCCGTCAACAATCAAAACGTCCGATTCGGTGTCTGTTCCGTTTGTAGGGTCAATCACTCTGCCATGTTTCAGAAGTATCTTCATAAAGTTTCCTGTTTTCAGTTTTCTGTTTCCAGTTGTCTCAAAATTGTCATTTGTCAATAGTCATTCGTCATTT
The genomic region above belongs to Ignavibacteriota bacterium and contains:
- a CDS encoding dihydroorotase — protein: MKILLKHGRVIDPTNGTDTESDVLIVDGIIEKMKPNIAAGKDVQVHDLNGMIIAPGFIDMHVHLREPGFEHKETIETGTLSAAHGGFTAVCCMPNTNPAIDNASVVRDIRTKAKQVNSGLVDVFPIGAVTKAREGKELAPMLELAEAGAVAFSDDGAPVSDSENMRRALEYASMLDMCIIQHAEESSLTKGGVMNEGFISTSLGMAPIPSIAEDIMVARDITLVEYVQARYHVAHVSTAGAVELVRSAKAKGLPVTCEVTPHHFTLTDEAVRSFDTNTKMNPPLRTRDDVEAMKEGLRDGTIDVIATDHAPHSYDEKQVEFLYAPFGIVGLETAIGLAFTELVHTGILSVEQLIEKFSINPRKILRLPSIKIAEGEKTNITILNPNYEWTVKTANFKSKSKNSPFDGYKLKGKAWGVVNNGVIYISL